The Trichosurus vulpecula isolate mTriVul1 chromosome 3, mTriVul1.pri, whole genome shotgun sequence genome includes a window with the following:
- the OSGIN1 gene encoding oxidative stress-induced growth inhibitor 1 produces MCFVWKEPLPVIIIGNGPSGICLSYLLSGYTPYVKANAIHPHPILQRKLTEKPHVSILDQDLDYLSEGLEGRSQSPVALLFDALLRPDTDFGGNTESVLTWEYQAERMIPHLVLGRNLPGGAWHSIEGSMVTLSQGEWMGLPDLQFKDWIRKKCRGLQDSRATAGDIVHYYQDYVVKKGLSHNFFCGSVVTAVDIGSPETGETRSQQDGRPLFIVSGFMTTTDGNQQPFSFRAHNVVLATGTSDSPARLGIVGEDLPYVHYELSALEEAMKARAVTPTSDPILIVGAGLSAADAILYARHYKLPVIHAFRRPVDDPGLIFNQLPKTMYPEYQKVYRMMREKSVFSSTAYQGYLSLPKHQPLLFQEDHQAVFQDQNGEHKVFRVSLVLVLIGSYPDLSFLAHGGTDLTVDPDQPLSPKRNPIEVDPFTYQSSRQRNLYAMGPLVGDNFVRFAQGGALAIASSLLKENRKPP; encoded by the exons ATGTGTTTTGTGTGGAAGGAGCCCCTCCCAGTCATCATCATTG GCAATGGCCCTTCAGGAATCTGTCTGTCCTACCTACTCTCTGGCTATACTCCTTATGTGAAAGCCAATGCCATCCATCCACATCCCATCCTGCAGAGGAAGCTGACTGAGAAGCCACATGTCTCTATCCTGGACCAG GACCTGGACTATCTATCAGAAGGCTTGGAGGGCAGAAGTCAAAGCCCTGTGGCCCTGCTTTTTGATGCTCTCCTGCGCCCAGACACAGATTTTGGAGGAAATACTGAGTCTGTCCTCACCTGGGAATACCAAGCAGAGCGAATGATCCCCCACCTGGTCCTGGGTCGCAACCTCCCTGGAGGTGCCTGGCAT TCCATCGAAGGCTCCATGGTGACCTTAAGCCAGGGTGAGTGGATGGGGCTCCCTGATCTGCAGTTTAAGGACTGGATTCGGAAGAAGTGCAG GGGCCTGCAGGACAGCCGGGCCACAGCTGGGGACATTGTCCATTATTACCAGGACTATGTGGTAAAGAAGGGACTCAGCCACAACTTCTTCTGTGGCTCTGTGGTCACGGCTGTGGACATTGGGAGCCCAGAGACAGGGGAAACCAGAAGCCAGCAGGACGGGAGACCCCTGTTTATAGTGAGTGGCTTTATGACCACCACGGATGGGAACCAGCAGCCTTTCAGCTTCCGAGCCCACAATGTGGTCCTGGCCACGGGAACATCAGACAGCCCAGCCCGGCTAGGCATTGTTGGAGAGGATCTTCCCTATGTTCACTATGAGCTCTCTGCCTTAGAAGAGGCCATGAAGGCTAGGGCTGTGACCCCCACATCTGACCCCATCCTCATCGTTGGGGCTGGGCTATCAGCAGCCGATGCTATCCTCTACGCTCGGCACTACAAACTCCCAGTGATCCATGCATTCCGCCGGCCTGTGGATGACCCTGGCCTCATCTTCAATCAGCTCCCCAAGACAATGTACCCAGAGTACCAAAAAGTATACCGGATGATGCGGGAGAAATCTGTCTTCTCTTCCACTGCTTACCAAGGCTACTTGAGCCTGCCTAAACATCAGCCCCTCCTCTTCCAGGAGGACCATCAGGCTGTGTTCCAGGACCAGAATGGGGAACATAAGGTGTTCAGGGTCTCCCTTGTGCTGGTCCTTATCGGCTCCTACCCTGACCTCTCCTTCCTGGCCCATGGCGGTACTGACCTAACTGTGGACCCAGACCAACCGCTCAGTCCCAAGAGGAACCCCATTGAGGTGGACCCCTTTACCTACCAGAGTAGCCGGCAGAGGAACCTCTATGCCATGGGGCCCTTGGTGGGAGACAATTTTGTGAGATTTGCGCAGGGAGGGGCATTGGCTATAGCCAGCTCCCTGCTGAAAGAAAATAGGAAGCCCCCCTAG